In the genome of Equus asinus isolate D_3611 breed Donkey chromosome 9, EquAss-T2T_v2, whole genome shotgun sequence, one region contains:
- the C9H5orf47 gene encoding uncharacterized protein C5orf47 homolog has product MAAAGGGRTRPPAACVYVARFGAHRCGGVLQLGGRRSPGLGATCSRAGAPDGGGRPPGPGPRPPAAPSDERASSAQSSPAPVARAGGAKGRRGQGDRGAGGRGGLLRPWPPLSPGSGRNPEGGQAGPQVAPAALGLEDSPRRGARGGRCRGLTFQIRKGRRFSRHFQGNLSLVSLLVSPQHSISYFGNCYCQMIRNIPTNVEVLKDSSGDIYNCLHSQDGEYVLTLIFYLLILFFLKLGLTQKNLAKKFDFPIPLNEASKIMKKKKKVLAWNRVYKVISRMLEENEKYRLRLKRQQVSSENSDHTG; this is encoded by the exons ATGGCGGCGGCTGGCGGGGGGCGGACGCGGCCTCCGGCGGCCTGCGTCTACGTGGCCCGCTTCGGCGCGCACCGGTGTGGCGGTGTGCTGCAGCTGGGCGGCCGCCGGAGCCCGGGGCTCGGGGCCACATGCAGCCGGGCGGGCGCGCCGGATGGTGGAGGGCGGCCCCCCGGCCCCGGGCCCAGgccccccgcggccccctcgGACGAGCGGGCGTCGAGCGCGCAGAGCAGCCCCGCGCCGGTGGCACGTGCAGGTGGCGCGAAAGGGCGGCGGGGACAGGGGGATAGGGGGGCGGGTGGGCGCGGTGGGCTTCTCCGCCCTTGGCCTCCCCTCAGCCCTGGGTCAGGCCGCAACCCTGAGGGCGGCCAGGCCGGGCCCCAGGTCGCCCCTGCCGCGCTGGGACTGGAGGACAGCCCGAGGAGGGGCGCGAGGGGCGGGCGCTGTCGT GGACTCACCTTTCAAAtcagaaaaggaaggagattttCTAGGCACTTCCAAGGTAATTTATCTCTAGTTTCGTTGCTTGTTTCCCCCCAGCATAGTATTAGCTATTTTGGAAACTGTTATTGTCAAATGATCAGAAATATACCAACAAATGTAGAAGTCCTCAAAGACAGCTCAGGAGACATTTATAATTGCCTCCATTCTCAGGACGGTGAATATGTGTTGACCTTGATATTTtaccttctcattcttttttttttaaaattaggtttaaCTCAGAAGAATTTAGCTAAAAAGTTTGATTTTCCGATACCTTTGAATGAAGCTtccaaaataatgaagaaaaagaaaaag GTTTTAGCATGGAATAGAGTATACAAAGTCATTTCTAGAAtgcttgaagaaaatgaaaaatatagactCAGGCTGAAACGCCAGCAAGTATCTAGTGAAA